Genomic segment of Sebastes umbrosus isolate fSebUmb1 chromosome 19, fSebUmb1.pri, whole genome shotgun sequence:
CAAATTGATACCACACTCACGTCTCTAGGTTGCCACTTTGTAACATTTCTTAACTCTTATAGCTGCAATATTTATTAACAACTTTATGCAACTTTTCTGACATGGTTCCATTTCAAATGTTTGCGGTATCAAATGTTGTCAACAACTTTGTAAGTGCCTTACGTTACATCTTGCTCATGTGAGGGAAAGAAACCAAAGTATTTCAATCTAACTAGCGGAGCAAACCTGCAGCTCCCTGGGGTCCAGTTAAGGGAGGAGAAGGAACAGAGGATGCATTGAAGTTTCTACTGATCTAACTAAAGAAAAGTTAAatcttcaaaaaaaaataaaaattacaataattaaAGATGATTAAATCATTTGCATTCATTCTTTGCACagttttcatttctttctgaAGCACTCAGATCTTTTAAACACAGTAATAACACTCGCTTTTCCCGCATACAAGCAGGCGTCATTCAGTACCGATCTAGCACACCCAGCGTGCCAAAAACAGCAGGAACACAACATCAactaaacagaagaagttgtaGAGCAACACCCTGTGGCACAGCAACTTTGGATTGGTGGCACAATTTGAACAAAACATGCCTCAAGCTATGTGAACGTGTACGAAATGGACTAAATAACAGATGAGGAAACGACTCGAagatagagctgcaacgattaatcggttagttgtcaactattaaattaatcggcaaatattttgatgatcgattaaatcggtttgagtcactttttaggaaaaaaaaagtaaaaaatctctgattccagcttgttaaatatgaataatttctggtttctttactcctctatcaCTGTAAACGGAACATTTTTGATTTGTGgacgaaacaagacatttgaggacgtcatcttggactttgggaaacaccaatcggcatttttcaccattttctgacattttataaaccaaacaactaatcgattaattgagaaaataatcaacaaattaattgacaatgaaaaagagggatagttgcagccctacttgaaGAGTTGAAAAAGTGCTGGGCTTTGCAGTTTTCTTAATAGGTGAATTTTTTTCTGTACTTAAGATAAAGGAAATCTAATATTGTAAATTAAGACtataatttttaattttcacactgtaaatagaaatatttttgGAAAGTcagaattattataataataatcaatagatCAAATAAGCTACACTCACAAGGATGGACTTTACACTGCAAGCAAAGAATAGAACTCATTCTGATGTCTGTTCCTGCTTTAGTGTTCTCAAACTAATTTGATTAAATGTATCTGAAATGTGCACCGTGTGTGAATGGATACTGGAGTTGTGCCCAAGTGCTAATTCTATACATGATTAGTGTGCCTTCACCAAATGTTTGTGGGTTTAAGGAAAAGGTAGCCTGTTGTTTTTCAAAGTGTGACCAAAACGTTAACTGTGTGAGCCATGTTTTCCTCTTAGAGAAATGACTACCCAGATGCAGACTGGGTGAGAAAGTGATTAACTGGACCTGGCAACGTGATATGGCTTTGGTTACATCAGGAAGTGATCAGACCAAGAGTGGAAAATAAGATTACATTTGAGCTTCTGAATGTTTCCTGAcatctgaatgaatgaatgtaacGAACTTCAGTCGTTTTTATCGTTATTTCAGGCATAAGACGAGGAGTTGGGTTCAAATCAACCAATTTATCCTCCATCTGATGAATGATCGTTGTCAGTTAAACTGAATTATGACaaatttgaatgcattttaatatatatatatatatatatatatatatatatatatatatatatatatatattaaaaaaagacaacttAAATGTTTTATGTCTAAGCATGTTGACGATATGTTTTGTAATACTGCAAAGTCATGCGTGGGGCTAAAATGAGTGCTTTAAGTACATGATTACATTAAATGCAGGAGGTCAGGGTGAACCAGCCACTGAGCGGAGAGACAACAAAAGAGTCTTTGACCAAAACAGTCCGAGAGATGCTTGTGGTCCGAGGTACGACGCTTTACAAAGAGGCATAAAGAGGCTCACATCCTTTTTCAAAATTATTATGCTTCCACGTGAAATGCCCTTTCGTGATGCaaaagcagctgcagcagggaaaaaaaaatataagtgGAGGTTAGTGAGGATTCAGCTATCAGTGGTAACACGAGGAGACGCCGAATGCAaaccaaaatggctcaactgcaAACATTCATTGAGCTCCTTCATGGATACTGTTGATGAGTTTGGAttgaaaaacatacagtacactgaCAGAAGCGTGTTACTTTTTCTCTCCATCAACATCAGAGTGCTAGCTGTAGCTTTCTCAGGAGTTAGAAAGGAACAACAACCACCACTGTCTCCTGTCTTGGGAATATGCCAAACCTGCCTGTTGAGGGTAAAATGGCAGCATAAGGCTCATCTCCACTGGGCTGTGGGGAAGTGTGATGATCCTGTATGTGGTCAGCAGGCTCAGAAGAGACCAGATGGGCCTTTGAGGGACAAGTGGAAGGACACGGGGGGAAAGTCTTCAGTCCTTACCTGGCCAGAAGCGTTCAAGCCTTTAGCGTATAGTCAAAAACAACCAGCCTCATCTGGATCTTTAATGCCGGTAGACAATGACAGGACACTCTCTGGAAATGCAGCTTGTGACAGTGCAGCTATGAGGCCAGGACATGACAGTACAGGTCAAAGCAGAGCTTCGTTTCTGGTACGACACCACAGCGGCAGTCATCTAAAAGGTACCTGCTGGAGGCAGTGGTgagcctcctcctccatctcatcCATGTCCCGGGCCACTGTGTTAAGGCAGAGGCCCTACTGGGAGCTGGCCCTCCATGGCCAAGCTCGGCAGCTTCTCCAGCTGCTCCGCCCTCTGTCGCATCAGCTCCAGACCAAATTCTATCCCCAGTCCTGGCATCTGTAGCTGGGCCAGcgcctgctgctggagctccgCCGCACCACCCGGTTGTAATTCTAAACCTTCAGCAGGAGCCGCACCGATGGCCCCTGTAACCTCCCTCGAGGTTACAGGGGCTCCCACGTCGTCCCCCATGTCCTCTGCAGTGTCCGCCGAGCTGTGGTCAGGAGGCGTCTCCTCGCAGCTCATGGGTGAGACCGGTTTCTGGCGGTTGGTTAGCGGGACACCGGGGATGCAGGTGGCACAGCGGTACAGATGACTACAGGGCTGGACCAAGCTGGGTGGGACGACTACAGGGGCTTGCAGAGACTGCAGAATTGTGGTGGAGGAGGCAAAATTGGTCCCGGGTGGATCTATGCATATGGTGGGGATAGTGCAGTGGCGGGAGGGGTTAAGGCGGTGAGAACGGCCTCCTGCTGGACGGTCACAGCGCCGCCCTTGTGGTAGACGCAGGCAGTCTTTACAGGACTGATAGGAGGGCTTCACTTTTAAAGGGTTTCCTGTGCTAGCACTGTCCTAAATGGAGTAACATACAAATACGGTATATGGTCAGTGGTATGCAGAATATTTcaaactttaaagctgcagtaggcagaatgtttttggcatcatacggcaaaaatgacataaactttcagcatattgcaattcaagtgctctgagagataactagacttctgcacctcctcatggctctgttttcaggctttaaagaatTAAgccccgtgacgggagactttggccaatcacaggtcatttcagagagagagcgttcctattggctgttcattcaaaggaggcagctgtcaatcacttgcaaactctgatcaaacggttaatctaggcagcgctgatcaaatttaACATCTTGtcgtgtactgtttagctgtaaaatgagaaagtttgctctggctggtgggcggtgcttgggaTTTCCTCAATAGATTTCAACGTGGCTACCGGGTCacaaacatttgaggcgagaaataggcattacagtaacagaatactgattcatattcagtcagcgctgactagtttgactgtttgatcggagtttgcgagtgattgacagctgctcagagacggcaaggctccagctcgtgcactactgtcaggataaagtgacttttttttatcatatttgctccatttctacccgctgcagctttaagttacaTATGCTTCTGACATGAAAGCAGTtgttaaacacaaaacatgactTTAACCACAATTAAAAGCTATATTTTCTTAACTCACGTCAAAAGCTGCGGGGCAGCTGCGCTTGGCGGCGAGGCGGTTGCTGTTGTTGGTGTTCAGGTTGGCCAGGCCTAACCGGCTTTCCTCCGTCCTCTCGGCGTCCTCCCCTGCCCTCTTCCCATCTGAATTTCCAGGCGTTGCAGCCAAGGCTGCCATCTCAGCTTCCTCTTTCTTggcctcctcctcgtcctcttcctccaaaGTGCTGATCTCGAGCCTATGCCTCATGTCCTCCAGGGGGTCGAGGCGGCCGCACGTCTGAGCCGCCGTTCCCTCGCCAGGCAGGGCTAAATGGGCCATGGGGAAGCCCTCGTCCTCCAATAGGGCGTCCCTCTCCACGTCTTCGATCTCGATGAAAACTCTTTCCATGCCTAGCAGAGGGGGACCCCGCACCGGGGTGGAGGGCTCGCTGTCTAGCGCAGAGTCCGACAAACGTCTGAAGTAATAATTATAGTTCAGAGAGTCAAGGGGCTCCATCTCCAGGCCCGGAGCCCTGCACGGAGACGCCCCGCAGCCTCCCCACGCTTCATCCCCTCTGGACACTGGCGTCTCCTCCCCACCAGTACTGTGGCCAGAGGCTTGCAAATCATCTGATCCTTCCTCATCCGTTCCAGGCCTCCACAGCTTGTTGTGGCGATGTTTACTGTGAAGGGCAAAGGAGCTATTAGCTTCATAAAAATCAGCTATGTTTAATTTAGTATCAGCCCTGGAGATGAAACCTCATGGCTGcactaaagtaaaaaaaaaacacccaggtGACTGCAGCGAAGTGCAAACCCGAGTGAAACTAAAGACCTGCTTACCTTGCGTCCAGGATTCCCTCGTACTCTGCCAGCTGTCTCATGAAACCGGCGTTTGGCTGAGCTATACTCCGTTTCTGCTTGACAAAGTTGTAGGCTCTCTCCAGGGACCAGCCATACTCCTTCATTGCATAGGCAATAACTGTAGAGGCGGACCGGCTCACCCCCATCTTACAGTGCACCAGGCACTTGGAATTGTTCTTCCTATTAGACAGAAAATAATTACTTTGCATCCCCATTATGTGGATCTAGTTGGTGATAGTTAGGacagtgtagtagtagtagttaaaATATTCTGTTTACGTTTGGATCTGATGGTTTTCAGGATGAGCTtctccatttttattttttacaaaaatcCTTTTTTACTTCAGGTTAACATGCTTAGACAGTTGCATAGCAACCAGACTGAATgcaccatttctctctctctatgttaCTCACAGCCGTGTCGTGCATTCTGGCGGGAGAAAAAATGTGTCCGGTGTGGTCACGGCTCCGGTGCTCGGGGAGAATACATGATGGGAGCCAGTCAAGCTGTGATGACTTTAAAATGATGACTAAAACCCACATCTATTAATACCAAAGTGCCGTGGGGGCACAGTTCTGTCCACTGTTGTTTTCTACACTTGTTGGATAACAGCCtggttttacattttataatctGAAGAATTTTCTGTTTCTTCCCTCAGGCCAtcactctgatgaacacttAATCAGTCATACACTGTCAATAACCCTGTAACACCAAATATCCACTGCTGCCGTTACAGATTATAATTTTAACAGTCTtcaatgcacattttttagattataatttacagtctttaatgcacattttttagattataatttagtctttaatgcacatttttagattagaatttacagtctttaatgcaaatttttttgtaatatgtacatatcatgTCACTTTGTCACTTCATGTAAATATTGTAATACGTACATAGCTGTTGTCCTActcactgtatatacagtatatagacaccTCCACATGTACATGCTGTACATGATCATCCAGTTCATGTATAaccatccagtatttatttctttgcactatgtgtattgtttacaactcccGAACACTTGACTcgtatatagacattttattttagtattcttttattctgtcatttctattctgtgtaagtacaatGAGAGAGCTGCATAGAATAGAGTCAGattccatgtatgtatatacttggTGAGATAAACCTGATTCTGCCTTTTACCCAGCCCACTGGTTTATTTTTACATGTGAAGACTTACTTGGctttgacaataaagttgtaggTGTCGTTCCAGTGGGCCAGCAGGTCGGTGGCGTCCTCATCGTATACGCGGATGTTGTTATAAGAAAACATCCCCGGGAAGAAGTTGTCAATCTCTCTGGTAACATTCAGGATGTGACCCACGCTGCAATCAAAACAACAAGATGTTAGTCTTCACCTGAATGCAGTAATATACAGAGCAATGCAAGAATGGAATTCACTCCCAAATCATATTACATAACAAAATACTATATATGGTTTTGAAAATATACTAAAAGAGCATTACTTAAGTAACTACCAACACTGCTGCACTGACTAAATAATAACTGAAAGACATACAGCGACATGTGCCTGTGTTTTGTGGTAACATGGTATGTTAGTGTGAACCTTTTCCACTTCACCCCTCTTTACCTAGGTCTCTAgcttgtggctgtaaagtttcatgaggccgtgattatcctagaggtcaccacaggtcattctCTACAGTAGAGtctacagtgaggtcaagtttaaaaaaaatggtctcactacaatgaaatggctactatggggactaacatcatcacacatgaatactattgggctcattggatccacaagagtctcagctttacaatcatacccaatttatgtgattccatgactgtttagggaccccagtatacaGAAAATGGgggtgtctgtaaaggggagactcatgggtacccatagaacccattttcattcacatatcttgaggtcaaaggtcaagggacgccaaaatttagcctaactttggagcgttatttagcctccttcctgacatgctagcatgacatggttggtaccaatggattccttagattttctaggaGCCTGCTTCAGAgactgaaagacagtaaagttggccGAGGTTGGAAGAGGTTAAACTATCAGCTCACCCGCATTCACGTAGTTCTTCCAGGTTGGAAGCGTTCCACTCAG
This window contains:
- the ssh1b gene encoding protein phosphatase Slingshot homolog 1 isoform X1, giving the protein MALVTLQRSPTPSAASSASTTNSSAGEDFGSDDERKNNQSLSESFFMVKGAALFLQQGGSAQGPKTPTHHKHAGDLPQHLQVMFKILRSEDRIKLAVRLESGWSDRVRYMVVIYTNGHQDTEENIVVGMDFTDKDSKNCSIGMVLPLWSDTNIHLDGDGGFSVNTAGRSHVFKPVSVQAMWSALQVLHKACEVSRRFNYFQGGIPLTWMAFYESCITSEQSCINEWNAMTDLETTRPDSPTMFVDRPTERERTECLIKAKLRSIMTFQDLENITSKEIRNELEQHMSCNLTEYKEFIDNEMLLILGQMDKPTLIFDHVYLGSEWNASNLEELRECGVGHILNVTREIDNFFPGMFSYNNIRVYDEDATDLLAHWNDTYNFIVKAKKNNSKCLVHCKMGVSRSASTVIAYAMKEYGWSLERAYNFVKQKRSIAQPNAGFMRQLAEYEGILDASKHRHNKLWRPGTDEEGSDDLQASGHSTGGEETPVSRGDEAWGGCGASPCRAPGLEMEPLDSLNYNYYFRRLSDSALDSEPSTPVRGPPLLGMERVFIEIEDVERDALLEDEGFPMAHLALPGEGTAAQTCGRLDPLEDMRHRLEISTLEEEDEEEAKKEEAEMAALAATPGNSDGKRAGEDAERTEESRLGLANLNTNNSNRLAAKRSCPAAFDDSASTGNPLKVKPSYQSCKDCLRLPQGRRCDRPAGGRSHRLNPSRHCTIPTICIDPPGTNFASSTTILQSLQAPVVVPPSLVQPCSHLYRCATCIPGVPLTNRQKPVSPMSCEETPPDHSSADTAEDMGDDVGAPVTSREVTGAIGAAPAEGLELQPGGAAELQQQALAQLQMPGLGIEFGLELMRQRAEQLEKLPSLAMEGQLPVGPLP
- the ssh1b gene encoding protein phosphatase Slingshot homolog 1 isoform X2 produces the protein MHLVVKPSHKAMLTVLPHFVEKAALTRREICRILSESFFMVKGAALFLQQGGSAQGPKTPTHHKHAGDLPQHLQVMFKILRSEDRIKLAVRLESGWSDRVRYMVVIYTNGHQDTEENIVVGMDFTDKDSKNCSIGMVLPLWSDTNIHLDGDGGFSVNTAGRSHVFKPVSVQAMWSALQVLHKACEVSRRFNYFQGGIPLTWMAFYESCITSEQSCINEWNAMTDLETTRPDSPTMFVDRPTERERTECLIKAKLRSIMTFQDLENITSKEIRNELEQHMSCNLTEYKEFIDNEMLLILGQMDKPTLIFDHVYLGSEWNASNLEELRECGVGHILNVTREIDNFFPGMFSYNNIRVYDEDATDLLAHWNDTYNFIVKAKKNNSKCLVHCKMGVSRSASTVIAYAMKEYGWSLERAYNFVKQKRSIAQPNAGFMRQLAEYEGILDASKHRHNKLWRPGTDEEGSDDLQASGHSTGGEETPVSRGDEAWGGCGASPCRAPGLEMEPLDSLNYNYYFRRLSDSALDSEPSTPVRGPPLLGMERVFIEIEDVERDALLEDEGFPMAHLALPGEGTAAQTCGRLDPLEDMRHRLEISTLEEEDEEEAKKEEAEMAALAATPGNSDGKRAGEDAERTEESRLGLANLNTNNSNRLAAKRSCPAAFDDSASTGNPLKVKPSYQSCKDCLRLPQGRRCDRPAGGRSHRLNPSRHCTIPTICIDPPGTNFASSTTILQSLQAPVVVPPSLVQPCSHLYRCATCIPGVPLTNRQKPVSPMSCEETPPDHSSADTAEDMGDDVGAPVTSREVTGAIGAAPAEGLELQPGGAAELQQQALAQLQMPGLGIEFGLELMRQRAEQLEKLPSLAMEGQLPVGPLP